The genomic interval GACATAATGTGAAATTCCATAATGCTCAATACCCTTCCCCAGCTGTCTCTCCTTAGGCAGAAGAAGGACGTCTACGTTATGGTGCTCCTGCAGGGCAGAGGTCAGAATGGCCCCttctcggctgaacaggaagaccAGCGGCACCGTGATGTCCTCTGTAGACTCCCCGTCTCCCACCATCTGGAACAGAGGAGTCTCAGCACTGTTGCTGTCCTCTCGCTGAtctgagagagaagagaagagataaaatttttttttttaaaaaacaggaaTGGTTAATAGAGTTTCGGGTTGATGGTTTAAATACTAGATCGCTGTTTAGGCATATATTACGCCCTTCATTCACAGGATGTCAGAAAGACGCAGTCAGCAGTTCGATAGAGGCCAGGGCAAAGAGCAACAAGGTCAGAATCCATACTGCAGAAAGTCAATTTCTGATGCGAAAACACTGTACATAATGGTTCTGTGTAGCAATGTTATGCTGGGTTGTTGAGCACTGCTGTATGATTACATTAATGACCTATAAAAGCAACACACTTATATGCACCTAAACAGCATTATAAACTCGATCACCGTGAAGAAAGAGATACCTTGTCCCCCACGTATTAAAACATGTTACAGAGGCTTATGTTTTATTCTCCACTAGAGGCCTTGAGAAAGAAGGTCCGTCTAATAATACACAAAGttcatacaggtgcatctaataataataataataaaaaaataataataataaattaatatcgCGGAAAAGATCTGGGGTTGTTTTTGCTCTGGAATTGAATTAAAAacgtggaactttcatatattctagattcatttcacataaactgaaatatttcaagcctttttttgtaaataaattctgaattctaatattttgaggttgagatttttgatttccatgagctgtaagatgtaatcatcgagattcaaacaaacaaacaaacaaacaaacgaaaaggcttgaaatatttcactttgtgtgttccattttttaaattaaattacaggggggggggggggttgggggactACTGGAAACAAGAGTGGATTGCCGTTGAAAATGTTTCTCTGATTATACTTTATAATATCATACCAAATacataaagtgttttttttttaaataatccctTTATTACAGATTATGATCTTCAAAATGACAGGGACATGTGATTTGCCtgatgagtaaaaaaaatatgagggaaaaaaaaacccaccgtGAAGTAGCAAGCAATACATGTGAAACAACAAGTTCTGAGAACACAGGGATTTCCCGTAACCGTTTAATATTACGAGTAGCCGAGCTCACCTATAAAGATGACTCCGATGGCCCCCGCCTGCTGTAATCGTCGAGCTTTAGCGGCAAACATGCAGTCTCCTCTCAGAGCGACGGCTACGTGGCCCTGCAGCTCCAATGCATTCTCTATGTGTCCACACGCTGTGTATGGAATGCTCTTTACTATACTACCCTTGacctaagtgtgtgtgtgtgtgtgtgtgtgtgagtgagagagagagagagagagagagagagagagagagagagagagagagagagaaattaaaaatgCATCCAAAAATACATGCAACAAACAATCAGGCTGAACTCTAAACCACCCTCCTGATTTCGCTCACCCCATGCTCCTGCTTGGTGAGGTCCATTCCAAATTTCGCTGGCCCCGCTGTCAGGACTGTTCTCCCCAAAAACGGAGGGGAGATGAGCTGCACGATAAGTGGCACCACCTCCTCTTCTTCATGGCTGACCTCAGCTACCAGCTTCACTCTAAACACACCTTTCTGGGTGTCCTTCACACCACAGTGAGAATGCATGCATGAATgggtgtttaaaaataaaaaggtgttCACAGaggaaaatgaatgaagtcGAAAAAAGGAAGGGGAACCTACGTGGGTCACCATGCCGCCGCTGGCCGCTGCCATTTCTGCAAGAGGGGTAAGAGAGATGCCCATGCTTCTCAGGAACTCGACCGGCTCGATTCCAGGGTCATGAAGAGGGAGTTCGATCCCCCTGAGCATGCAGGagaagatgggggggggggggggattaaagGACACTTCTCACACTTGAGCCGGTCAACGCTTGCACTTCTCATCTGCACTAAGCCTAAAGATTCAAATATCATGCTGGATCAAGAATCCTTGAggtaacatccatccattttctgtaccgcttattccacacagggttgcgggggagcctggagcctatcccagggaactcagggtacGAAGCGGgcgacaccctggacggggtgccaacacatcgcaGTGCACAATCGCACATTGCGTAAATGTCACTCGGCCTACTGAGCATATCTTTGgacgggggaggaaaccggagtacccgaaggaaacccccgaagcacggggagaacgcaCAAActccgggaatcgaacccctaaaccctggaggtgcgaggcgaacgtgcgaaccactaagccacgaGACGTAACGAGAATCCACGATATAAAATAAGTCGGCGTATGTTGTGGTATTATCCTGTTTGGGCTTGCATTTAAGAGTTGCATTTCAATGATGAATGGACTTACCTGACAGAAGAAGTATGGGGTGGCCTGCCAACCCCAGTGAGGTATTTGTAACGGTCCCTGATGGTCTTCGCGAAGGAGGGGTTATTAGGGAACAGGGTCTGAGCACTGGGGCAAGCAAATGTAAACATGTCCTCCTCAGGAGCAGTGTAATGGCgctgaaaacacaaacattaacatCACGCAACTACAACATACACGATTAAGTACCACCAGTACAGAACGCTTATAGCTCTCGGTTTAGCATCATGTAAAACGCACGCCTACATCGCGTACTCGGACACGGCATGTTTCATGAAATAGCTGAGCACAAGTCAgcatgaaataaaatgagaagaCATAATATTAGAAAtcaaacatatacacactaccgctcaaaagtttagacacactcaccctttatttttataattgatttcaaacattttatcatacaccttcagatcaaaaggtacTTTAAGGTCATGAGAAACATTCCGGTTGAGCGTCTCCAAACTATTGACGGGTAAGGTGGATAAAGAAATCACGATCGCATCTAAATGTCAAGTTTACCGTGCTGTTGCCTTTACAGGGAGTCTGTGCATTAGACAGAGAGACTGGGAGCAGATGGGCCTCAGTGGTGAAGATATAGTCATCGATATCAAAAGGTAAATGGCTCTTCTCCGAGAAGAGCAAATAGAGGTATTTAAACATCTCAGCCAGGAAGAAGGAATCCATCCTGGAAATGCAAAGCAGTTTCACAAAGTCAGGCGGATTCACGCTGCGCATCAACCCTACCAACGTAATATGCACATTAAAGATTGAGCATGGTTAAATTAAGCCTCTAGTATActtcgtttttatttatttattttaacacagtcgtacgcatagcctttcaaTGTATACTTCATTTGACATGTACGCGTATACAGGTGGTCGACGCATGCACATtatgacaacttgcactacccctcctggcctacaagagtcagtacagagcagtaaagcaggtcttttggTGTCAAAgacgacaacgaagaagaatcacaacagcacgaagaacaatgcttgggcaatctctcgccACGATTAGCACCCGCATACAAATCCTTACACTCAGCCaatcttcagccaattcatcaacttgcatactagatcccgtacctacatgtttgtttaaacagatttgtccaggagtaattgaaccacttctaaatataatcaattcttccctaagcactggctatgtacctaaatcacttaaattagcagttattaaacccttgattaaaaaacctgatcttgacccgtctcaattgtccagctatagaccaatatcaaatctccccttcatctctaagattttagaaaaggttgtagcaaagcagttatgctcgtacttagataggaataacattcatgaaatgtatcagtcagggtttagacctcatcatagcacagagacagcattagttaaagtagtaaatgaccttctactgacctacgatcagggttgtgtctctctgcttgtgttactcgaccttagtgcagcttttgatactatagatcacactattctccttgatagattagaaaatgttgttggtattaagggaacagtcctctcctggctcaggtcttatctgaccgatcgttatcagttcgtagatgtaaatggtgaattctccatgcgtactgaggttacttttggagttccacagggttctgttttaggcccactgctctttactttatatatgctacccctaggtcaaattattcgtaaacatggaattagcttccactgttatgctgatgatacacagttgtatgtttcagcgaagccagaggacagacagaagcttagtaaagctgaggattgtgtaaaggacattagacattggatgttaactaacttccttctacttaattctgataaaacagaaatacttttattaggcccacgtgtagctagaagtaatctttctgatcacatggttactctggatggtctttctgtttcatcatgtgcagcagttaaagaccttggagtgattattaactccagcctatcatttgatgctcatgtagataatattactaggatagccttctttcatctcagaaatatttctaaaataagaaacatattgtcactacatgatacggaaatactagttcatgcattcgtcacctctagattagattactgtaatgccttactgtctggatgttccagtaggaatataaataagctccagttagtccagaatgcagctgctagagtcctaactagaactagaaggtacgaccatatcgcaccgatattatcaatactgcattggctcccagtaaaatctcgcattaactataaaatacttttattaacctataaagcactaaatggtctcgcgccacaatatctaagcgaccttttggttttatataatccgccacgcctacttagatcaaaagatgcaggctatttgacggtacctcgaatagtgaaggctacagcagggggaagagctttctcttatagagccccacagttatggaacagtcttcctattagtgttcgggactcagacacagtctcagtgtttaagtctaggcttaaaacgtatttgtttactcaagcctaccctgactagattctgttctactacttcgcagtcataataatcttttttctccctctctccttttgccgagccccacatgaatttatggagatactagagatccagatcctttctgcctctggatggagctcaaatcttctctaattccagactgctgggactacggctgctcctaaggccatacagacttcatataaatccataatgaactttttcacactatctgttgttacccagatgaggatgggttcccttctgagtcgggttcctctcaaggtttcttcctcttaaaacatcttagggagtttttccttgccaccgtcgccactcagtggcttgctcagttgggataaattcgcacctttaatatctgtataccatgttgatatttctgtaaagctgctttgagacaatgtctattgtaaaaagcgctatacaaataaaattgaattgaattgaaaattacACTCCAAGGCTAGGATTATACTAATGCGGGTACTTTCAAACCTGCACTCGTTTCCATCTCTTCTGTTTAGtcttcaactaccttgagaatcaatggCCTTGgctcactgttgccaccttgtggaacaacttaATAGTGCAAAAGACTTAAATACGCATGTGCGACCTGCACTTTCAaagtacaaatatataaaataaaaatcggGCGGCGCATGTACAGTATGCGCAtactctgctgatgacgaaatttgcgtcatgcgtactgtacgctgttcctagcGTACGCGTAAAAAGTGAGGCGTACTTCCTGCTTTATATTGCATGTTTAACTGAAAGGCTAGCAAGCAAGGCTTAATCTGTTTGAAATAAACATAACAGGCAACTGTGCTAGTTACAAACGTGACTCCGGGTGTCATTGTTATTACGTTCCTCTATGAATGTCTCTCCTCACCTGTCCTCATGTGTCCCGGTCCTTACGTCCTGCACCGCAGCAAAGCCGCAGGGGACCCGCGCGTGAGTGTTCAGCTTCTCGACTATAGACTGGCCCACTTTCAGGTAATACGGGTCACCTGTGGCCTGAGAgtgaggattaaaaaaaaaagtgacacttTGTGATGctccatatataaaataacgaATATACAATCAGTCGAGAATCAGACGTCTTTCAGTATCATGAATTCAAGAAGTGACGCTGTTAGTGTAATGGTAGAAAGGCAGCCACGCAGCTAATCAAGTATCTTGTAGTCCGTGCAGTAGCTCGTGACTTATGTGAGGTTACGGCCTGCGAATAAGTCAGCCGTCAAGTCACTTTCTggtaaatgttcaatatattttatggttttaaactGCACGTCGTGCTACCCTCGAAGACGAGCGCTTTTCTCCATTTGGTCACAGTTCGAGTAACAAAGACAAAAAGATAGCGGAACGGCACAAATGTGCTGAAGAGCCCAATTTTTTTCGGGGGTTAAATTCCAGGTGTCTTTGCAGATCCACTGCTTAGTGTGCGTGTACATGTACCGATTTGTATTCGAAAACGCACATGCCTTTACCTTGTACAGAAAGTAAGTGCTCTCGGCAAACTCTGGCCGCAGAGGGTGTTGACCCCAGTGGACCCTGAACTCGGTGGTGAAAGCCTGTAAAAGAAGAGCGGTGACATTTTATCTGCTGCGAGATAACGCACAGTAGCTCGGGAGGTAATGTGTGCAGTATGTGCAAAtgaagtctgctaaatgaacTGGCACCGAGATACCTCAGGAAGAAACTTGTGCTGTTTGGTGACTTGATACAGCATCTCATGGGTCTCTATAGCAGGCTTCAGATCTCCCCTTAGAACCTGTgtgcaaaataaagaaaatgacacATACTCTTAAATACCAgtgcaaaccccccccccccccaaaaaaaaaaacacatttagctTTACTACGCTCTTATTCATGGATCTCAAAGTGAACCTGCCGACCTGCAGTCCAGGGAAGAAGGCCAGCAGGGAGTCCATCCAGCTGCGCACGTTCACCGTGGGGTTGTGCATGTGCACGCTGAGCAGCAGAGGCGGCTGGCTGATGTACTTCATTATGGCACTGTAGtgctatcacacacacacacacacacacacacacacacacacacacacacacacaaacagcgtCACTCAAATGACACGTGCTTAAAAATACCACCGTCTAAACAGAAGTGTGACAGTGTCATTCCTACAGTGTTAAACCTCTCGAGGTATACATTGTCTCCCAGCAGAATATACGCCTTCATCAAGTATTCATAGTAAGAGTCTATTCCAGCTCCGACACCACTATCTACATAGAGAAAacagtgagggggaaaagaaaagaaaaaaaaaaaaaaaaaaaaaaagaagtgtcaattcatttaaatgagAGCGTAGAAATTCTCAAACACTCTCGCTCACGTATTCTGTACAAAGATGACCTACGAATTATACAAGTGAGGAGGCAAATGGATAAAGGACTGACTAGCAGGGCCAGTCTGTTGGTTCAGTCTGTTGCTTCTGTTGGTTACCTAAAAACATCCCTACGTGACTAGGCTTTAAAGTGGTAAAGTAATGTAATCACATATAGCAAGATACAGTTGTGcctaaaagtttgcataccccttgcagaatctgcaattaagatttagcagattctgcaaggggtatgcaaacttttgggcacaactgaaGTTAGCTAGCATATTGAGGCAGATTAAGAGAAAAGAATAAGAATTCCTAGGGAATTAAGTCTTTTTACAAAGATTAATCGAATTATACTAGCGTCTTCGTTTTCTCTTGGTATGCTTCACTGCAGAAGAGTTATTTTTGTTCCATTATATTTTGCTCAGTTTCAGCAGTTTTATTCCTGGCTGTCATCTGTGCACACTAATTagtgtacataaataaataaatagataaataaataaataaaaagaaactctAGAGTCAGCTGGAACGAGCCTTGGGTGATGTGTGGATCGCAAAAGGGGGTGGGATTCGGGTGGGACTGGCACACTATAGGTGAGGTGCGATGGATGGTCCTGAAGTGCCTTGCTTTTAAACACGCATACCAAGTGAAAACTTTGTATCGCAAAAGTCAACAGGAAGTTCGCCGGGCGACTACGAATAAAACGCTAATAGTCCGGATATAAAACCTGCTTTGTCCTGGGCACCACCGATTTGTCGATGTAATAACTGGTATGTTTTTAAATTGTGGATCATGTTTAGGAATTGTTCCCTACAGAGGGGGCGTTTACTTCTTTTCAAGAAAACGGTGTCAATTTGTCCAGGAGTGCTCAAGCTTTTGCATACGACGGTCTATAATAAACCTAGTCAAACGTTTAGTCTCACCGCGGCGGACCCAATCTCCATTATGGATGTTGATAACCGTGCCCACAAGGTCACTCCCTCTTTGCCTCTTCTCCCAGAGGACATCCAGAGCTTTCCGTGCATGTTCCTGACGAGGATAGAAAAGTTTCAGACGTCACTAGGTCAAAACAGagatgttaaaaaacaaaaacaaaaac from Ictalurus furcatus strain D&B chromosome 18, Billie_1.0, whole genome shotgun sequence carries:
- the si:ch211-282j22.3 gene encoding ER degradation-enhancing alpha-mannosidase-like protein 3, whose protein sequence is MGKIGSGTPSFSCLVMVLLVVALFGGILCAVAAQDGQTMSAEEKSKIREQILEMFDHAYGSYMKYAYPADELMPLSCRGRVRGLEPNRGDIDDSLGKFSLTLIDTLDTLALLNRMEEFEEAVKKTVTDVRLDNDVVVSVFETNIRVLGGLLGAHVMADLLKQRGERMQWYRDELLHMAKDLGYRLLPAFNTTSGLPYPRVNLRYGVLNPLSRTGTETDTCTACAGTMILEFAALSRLSGESVFEEHARKALDVLWEKRQRGSDLVGTVINIHNGDWVRRDSGVGAGIDSYYEYLMKAYILLGDNVYLERFNTHYSAIMKYISQPPLLLSVHMHNPTVNVRSWMDSLLAFFPGLQVLRGDLKPAIETHEMLYQVTKQHKFLPEAFTTEFRVHWGQHPLRPEFAESTYFLYKATGDPYYLKVGQSIVEKLNTHARVPCGFAAVQDVRTGTHEDRMDSFFLAEMFKYLYLLFSEKSHLPFDIDDYIFTTEAHLLPVSLSNAQTPCKGNSTRHYTAPEEDMFTFACPSAQTLFPNNPSFAKTIRDRYKYLTGVGRPPHTSSVRGIELPLHDPGIEPVEFLRSMGISLTPLAEMAAASGGMVTHDTQKGVFRVKLVAEVSHEEEEVVPLIVQLISPPFLGRTVLTAGPAKFGMDLTKQEHGVKGSIVKSIPYTACGHIENALELQGHVAVALRGDCMFAAKARRLQQAGAIGVIFIDQREDSNSAETPLFQMVGDGESTEDITVPLVFLFSREGAILTSALQEHHNVDVLLLPKERQLGKEKTEKLNIKFRLAKEDEHEETVGERNTIRLVLERKTEPAVEAEQETVPEEAESQSQCTVFSAGENQEPCSPEQKHLESGP